In one Bacillota bacterium genomic region, the following are encoded:
- a CDS encoding trypsin-like peptidase domain-containing protein, giving the protein MQFQEKTLAMYRTEKHFTGVVVLLVALALLAGWWLGTRSRTAPVPTEPKLPTFEQASTQLKTSSEAFAAVARQATPAVVNISAATIIPGRRSPLFDDPLFRYFFGDEDIPFRQPERVVRSLGSGVIVSRDGLILTNNHVVAGASRITVTLADGRKFSDAQIVGTDPATDLALLRIRASNLPAIKWGDSRALEVGEWVLAIGNPYGLSQTVTAGIVSAKGRRDVGISVYEDFIQTDAAINPGNSGGALVNIRGELVGINTAILSQSGGNVGIGFAVPSHEARRVMELLLRDGKVSRGWLGIIPARVEDETVQGVIVANLFRNSPADLAGLDIDDVILECNGKRVSSPGELKNMIASMPAGAEVTLLIQRGSERGRVRLRVADHPFDRFGRPVPGI; this is encoded by the coding sequence ATGCAGTTTCAGGAGAAAACGCTGGCGATGTATCGCACTGAAAAGCATTTCACAGGAGTGGTGGTGCTGCTGGTGGCGCTTGCGCTGCTCGCTGGCTGGTGGCTGGGCACGCGGTCGCGCACTGCACCTGTCCCCACCGAGCCCAAACTGCCCACCTTCGAACAGGCTTCCACTCAGCTGAAGACGAGCTCGGAGGCGTTCGCGGCAGTGGCGAGGCAGGCAACCCCTGCAGTGGTGAACATCAGCGCAGCGACTATCATCCCGGGCAGAAGGTCGCCCCTGTTCGATGACCCGCTGTTCCGCTACTTCTTTGGCGATGAAGACATCCCGTTTCGTCAGCCGGAGCGCGTCGTGCGCAGCCTCGGGTCCGGCGTCATTGTGAGCCGCGACGGTTTGATACTTACCAATAACCATGTCGTGGCGGGAGCCAGCCGCATCACGGTGACGCTGGCGGATGGGCGCAAGTTTTCGGATGCCCAGATAGTGGGTACCGACCCGGCGACCGACCTGGCTCTGCTGCGTATTCGCGCCAGTAACCTCCCCGCCATCAAATGGGGCGACTCGCGTGCGCTGGAGGTCGGTGAATGGGTGCTTGCCATCGGCAACCCGTACGGGCTGAGTCAGACGGTGACCGCCGGTATCGTCAGTGCGAAGGGGCGGCGCGATGTCGGCATCTCGGTTTACGAGGACTTCATCCAGACCGACGCGGCGATTAACCCCGGCAACTCGGGTGGCGCGCTGGTAAACATTCGCGGCGAGCTGGTGGGCATCAACACCGCCATCCTGTCGCAGAGTGGGGGCAACGTGGGCATCGGGTTCGCCGTACCCAGTCATGAGGCGCGCCGGGTGATGGAGTTGCTCCTGCGCGACGGCAAGGTGTCGCGTGGATGGCTGGGGATTATCCCCGCCCGAGTGGAAGACGAGACGGTGCAGGGCGTCATTGTCGCCAACCTGTTCCGCAACAGCCCTGCCGACCTTGCCGGACTGGACATTGACGATGTCATCCTGGAGTGTAATGGGAAGAGAGTGTCCTCTCCGGGCGAATTGAAGAACATGATTGCCTCCATGCCCGCTGGTGCAGAGGTTACCCTGCTGATACAGCGCGGCAGCGAGCGGGGAAGGGTTCGCCTGCGCGTCGCCGACCATCCTTTCGACCGCTTCGGGCGACCCGTGCCGGGGATTTAG
- a CDS encoding Gfo/Idh/MocA family oxidoreductase, whose amino-acid sequence MSISVGIVGVGQFGRHFIRLFRDHPDVHRIALCDLNAERLAHAASEFGVTETYSSLDEICRSDLDALAIITQHWLHAEQAIQAMESGKHVYSAVPPAYAREPEQTLELCDRLVETVRRTGQLYMLGETTFFRPETIFCRQKAQEGAFGHFVYAEGEYFHDISHGLYEVLRNRWGEQFGRDKTGDPPMYYPTHSTSGVISVMGAHMTEVSAQGYIYPDDEWHRLDTIWGNPFCNEVALFRMSNGATARICEFRRVGHVGREGFRIYGTEASFENDVSGAKWVTKSGWEPVDLSMVGELLPEPLAADKGGHGGYHAYLVHEFVDACNRGRLPRIHVWEAVRYLAPGVVAHMSALRDGELLKVPDWGDPPQQAQSGT is encoded by the coding sequence ATGAGCATCAGCGTTGGCATTGTGGGCGTAGGACAGTTCGGCAGGCATTTCATCCGGTTGTTCCGTGACCATCCCGACGTACACCGCATCGCTCTCTGCGACCTGAACGCCGAGCGTCTGGCGCACGCTGCCAGCGAGTTTGGCGTCACCGAAACCTACTCCTCGCTGGACGAAATCTGCCGCAGCGACCTGGACGCCCTCGCCATCATCACACAGCACTGGCTGCACGCGGAACAGGCGATACAGGCGATGGAGTCGGGCAAGCATGTATACAGCGCGGTGCCCCCAGCGTACGCGCGTGAACCCGAGCAGACCCTGGAACTGTGTGACCGTCTGGTGGAAACCGTCCGACGCACCGGGCAACTCTACATGCTGGGTGAAACCACCTTCTTCCGACCAGAAACCATCTTCTGCCGGCAGAAGGCGCAGGAAGGGGCGTTCGGGCACTTTGTTTACGCTGAGGGCGAATACTTCCATGACATTTCGCACGGACTATATGAGGTGCTGCGCAACCGCTGGGGCGAGCAGTTCGGCAGGGATAAGACCGGCGATCCGCCCATGTACTACCCCACCCACTCCACCAGCGGGGTGATTAGTGTCATGGGCGCACACATGACCGAGGTCTCCGCGCAGGGATACATCTATCCCGATGACGAGTGGCACCGTCTGGACACCATCTGGGGTAACCCCTTCTGCAACGAGGTGGCTCTCTTTCGCATGAGCAACGGCGCGACCGCTCGCATTTGCGAGTTCCGCCGTGTCGGTCATGTGGGACGGGAAGGGTTCCGCATCTACGGCACGGAAGCGAGCTTCGAGAACGACGTTTCCGGAGCGAAGTGGGTCACCAAAAGCGGCTGGGAGCCGGTAGACCTGAGCATGGTCGGCGAGCTCCTGCCCGAGCCGCTGGCAGCCGACAAAGGAGGGCATGGAGGCTATCACGCCTATCTCGTACACGAGTTTGTGGATGCCTGCAACAGGGGACGGTTGCCGCGCATTCACGTTTGGGAAGCGGTGCGGTATCTTGCGCCCGGCGTGGTAGCGCACATGTCCGCCCTGCGCGATGGAGAACTGCTCAAGGTTCCCGATTGGGGCGATCCGCCTCAGCAGGCTCAATCAGGTACCTGA
- a CDS encoding bifunctional folylpolyglutamate synthase/dihydrofolate synthase encodes MDYSRAVMYMQGLKRFGIKLGNERFEALLERLGNPHHQLRVIHVAGTNGKGSTCTFIATILQAAGYKVGLYLSPYVFNLRERIQVNGYMIPEADFARLVTWIKPHIEELAQTPLGQVTEFELKTAVGFSCFAEQRVDFAVIEVGLGGRLDATNVVRPLVSVITSIGWDHMDRLGDTLGKIAAEKAGIIKPCAPAVTGVTEQEPLEVIREHAQRAGVPLTEVKPERMVVPPPVRTVHWQDEGVHRARQRVSVRTTDGVYRHLSLRLLGKHQCSNAAVAIAAIEALRHACRVEIPESAIRMGLEHATLPGRMQIVRRSPTLLLDGAHNVSAVECLVQAIQDTFRYRRLILVMGMTKGHDAQAVVDTLAPLASHIIFTQPSEPRGRPATDLPKAATVTLPPYDIVPSVPEAVERAMSMAQADDLVCVTGSFYVIGEVPVEKWQTASRQTAHIEEGTIHAVSGENAGDVSH; translated from the coding sequence ATGGACTACTCGCGTGCAGTCATGTATATGCAGGGATTAAAACGCTTCGGCATCAAGCTGGGCAACGAACGGTTCGAAGCCTTGCTGGAGCGTTTGGGCAATCCTCACCATCAGCTGCGTGTTATCCACGTGGCGGGCACGAACGGTAAGGGGTCTACCTGCACGTTCATCGCCACTATTTTACAGGCGGCAGGGTATAAGGTGGGGTTGTACCTCTCGCCGTATGTGTTCAACCTGCGCGAACGCATTCAGGTCAACGGCTATATGATCCCCGAGGCGGACTTCGCGAGGCTGGTGACATGGATAAAACCGCACATCGAAGAGCTGGCGCAGACGCCGCTGGGGCAAGTGACAGAGTTCGAGCTGAAGACGGCGGTTGGCTTCAGCTGTTTCGCCGAACAGAGGGTAGACTTTGCTGTGATCGAAGTGGGTCTGGGGGGCAGGCTGGATGCCACCAATGTAGTGCGTCCGCTGGTGAGCGTGATTACGTCCATCGGCTGGGACCACATGGACAGGCTGGGAGACACCCTGGGTAAAATCGCGGCGGAGAAAGCGGGCATCATCAAGCCCTGTGCGCCAGCGGTTACCGGCGTTACCGAGCAAGAGCCACTGGAGGTCATTCGTGAACATGCGCAGCGAGCCGGCGTGCCTCTGACGGAGGTGAAGCCGGAACGCATGGTTGTTCCGCCGCCGGTGCGTACCGTGCACTGGCAGGATGAGGGAGTGCATCGGGCGCGACAGAGGGTATCGGTGCGTACCACAGATGGGGTGTATCGCCACCTGAGCCTGCGTCTGCTGGGCAAGCATCAATGTTCCAACGCCGCGGTCGCCATCGCGGCTATCGAGGCACTGCGGCACGCCTGTCGTGTGGAGATACCTGAAAGCGCAATCCGCATGGGGCTGGAACATGCGACTTTACCTGGCAGGATGCAGATAGTCAGGCGTTCACCGACGCTGTTGCTGGACGGGGCGCATAACGTGAGCGCTGTCGAGTGCCTGGTTCAAGCCATTCAGGATACCTTCCGCTACCGCAGGTTGATACTGGTCATGGGGATGACCAAAGGGCACGACGCGCAGGCGGTGGTCGATACGCTGGCGCCTCTGGCTTCACACATCATCTTTACGCAACCCAGCGAGCCGCGCGGACGTCCCGCAACAGACCTGCCGAAAGCTGCTACGGTGACCTTGCCCCCGTACGACATCGTTCCGTCGGTGCCAGAGGCGGTGGAGCGCGCAATGAGTATGGCGCAGGCAGATGACCTTGTGTGCGTAACAGGCAGTTTTTACGTGATAGGAGAAGTACCGGTGGAGAAGTGGCAAACCGCTTCTCGCCAAACAGCCCACATAGAGGAGGGAACCATCCATGCAGTTTCAGGAGAAAACGCTGGCGATGTATCGCACTGA